The Sander lucioperca isolate FBNREF2018 chromosome 4, SLUC_FBN_1.2, whole genome shotgun sequence DNA segment aaacatgaAATGACACAagcacagccaatcacaaaacAAGAGATGCAGGGTGAGCAGACGTGTGTAGGAGGGGAGATAAAAAACTTTGTGGGGCTATAGGGAATCGGACAGAGATTGTGGGTATTAGAGTGTGTAGGCCAGTTTGAATAGGTGAGTTTTGATGTGGGATTTGAATGTTGTTATGGGGTCAGAATGTCGAATGTGTGGAGGCAGAGAGTTTCAGACCCTGGGAGCAGTGCAGCTGAAAGCCCTAGCACCCACGGTGCTTAGGAGTGAGTTGGGGATGGTCAGAAGACCAGCTGAGGATGAGCACAGGGAGTGGGAGTGGTGTACTCCCGGAGGAGGTCAGAGAGATAGGTGGGGGCTAGGTCGTGAAGAGCGATGTGGTCGGATGATTTGGTGCGGACTGCGggtaatgatccaggcagccgAGTTCTGAATGATTTGGAGCTTGCTGAGGAGTTTGGAGGGAAGGCCAAAGAGAACAGTGTTACAGTAGTCAATCCTGGATGTGACTAATGCATTGACCAAGATTTCAGTGCTGGATTGAGTCAGGGATGGGCGGAGTCTGGAAATGTTGCAGAGGTGGCAGAAAGCAGTCCTGGTGAGGTGCAAAGGAAATGGTGTTTATCAATCCAGGGTGACACTTGACTCTTGACTTGGCTGGAGAAGGGTAAAGGGAAGCCATCATTCATGCAGCATGATAAGCAACAACACCAGAGGGGTGGCTGGTTTTCTATCTTTTCACTGGTCCACTGGTTGCCCGGCTCTCTTATGACTGTTGTGCGACATTACTGTTTAGTCCAATTAACCCAGCACTGGCACTGCCTTACAACGGACACAAAGTCCTGCCAAGTGATATGAAtgggctttgtgtgtgtgtgtgtgtgtgtgtgtgtgtgtgtgtgtgtctgtctgggaCACTGTAGACTGGACAGAGGACAGTAACACCATACTGACCTCATTTCCCATTCTTAGCAACAACACAATTACCACTGCCGAGTGCCAGCAAATCAGAAAATAATCACACATAAATCCTAATCCTTGTCTCATTTCTGAAATTAATGTAAGAGCAAGAAAATACATCATGGATACAAAATGTTTAGAAACCATTAGTTTTGGATAAAGCAGGGGAGATAAACAGTGCATGTGATGGAGACAATGTCAAATAATACAtcatttgaaatattttcatATTATGCATACAGTCAgatttttggtgtgtgtgtgtgtgtgtgtgtgtgtgtgtgtgtgtgtgtgtgtgtgtgtgtgtgtgtaaaataagcCTTTTGAATTTCCTCTCTAGTTTTAAAGATGCCAGTTTGTACCAGAGTCCGGGGTCGAAGTGTAAACCCTGCCCTGTGGTCCACCCCTCTCCTGTTTGTGGAACTGACGGCCACTCCTACTCCACCAAGGTACCcgcacacacagtctctctctcataatagaacatattttttcatttccttttgATGAGACAAATCCTGATTTTACTTCCTCTTCTGTCACGTCcatctgtctatgtctctgtcgCTCCTGCTCAGTGTAAGTTAGACTACCAGGCATGCATCACAGGAAAGAAGATCGCTGTGAAGTGTTCTGGCATGTGTCCTTGCCCCTCTCAGCCTGAACAGAGCTCTGCAGAAAAGAAAGGTACACAGTTCTGCACACATGACTGCACACTGCAAGCTAGGATACTTTGCAGGATAAACAGTAGATTatccttaaagcagccatattatgctcattttcaggttcataattgtattttaaggttgtaccagaataagtttacatggtttaattttcaaaaaacaccatatttgtgttgtactgcagtgctctctctcactgctgcagatcctcttttcagctggtctctgttttagctacagagtgagacctcttttcttcttcttcttcttcttctgtactatctttgattgcactgcacatgcccagtagctcagatgtagatcatgtcagctagctagctccatagacagtaaaagaaaggctgtttctacaacttcggtcagttacaaggcaggattagctgggagacttctaaatgagggcgcacatgtaagtagttcttttgtagattatggtgaacttgtgtgtgttgtagtagtgctttgctattgagaacgaggtagcatgctagcgttagcatgctagcgttagccatagcgttagcatgctaacgctacgagctaatggttgcggttagcctgctcgtttcggcttgtgacgtcacaagccgtgccgattttgaacagctcacccagagactgaaggcaggacacgttcagaaaccgtatctcactctaaacagcatggatggatttttttcaaagtttgtatgtgtgtggaagcaccagagacacaaaataacaccccaaatcccagaaaaagtgattttttcataatatgggcactttaatttgAAAGTCTTCCTCCTGACAAGCTACAGTAAAGAACTTCTGCCCTGATGAAGTGACACTTAATCCCTACATGTTTTAGGGCAGCTGTGCTATAGCCAGTGTTGTATTACTCAAGACcggtcttggtctcaagaccactttttgaaagGTCTGGGTCTCGTCTCGGAATCGACCACATTTTGACTTGGTCTCAGATgaagaggactctggattttatttcaagaccggtcaagaccatagcagggatatcactaaattgcctggtattgtatgtgttaacatcattactgtgattggatgtaaaacttcctacttcaaatgcaaccaataactagtgtgaaatgtgttgctgttaacccatccatccatccatcttcgtcagcttatccggggtcgggtcgcgggggcagcagcttcagcaggggaccccaaacttccctttcccgagccacattaaccagctccgactgggggatcccgaggcgttcccaggccaggttggagatacaatccctccacctagtcctgggtcttccccgaggcctcctcccagctggacgtgcctggaacacctccctagggaggcgcccagggggcatccttaccagatgcccaaaccatcTCAACTCTACTTTGAGCTCCTCActgatgactgagcttctcaccctatctctaaaggagacaccagccaccctcctgaggaaacccatttcagccgcttgtaccctggatcttgttctttcggtcatgacccagccttcatgaccataggtgagggtaggaacgaaaattgaCTGGTAGATCGaaagctttgccttctggctcagctctcttttcgtcacaacggtgcgataaaccAATCTCCCgttccattgtcccctcactcgcgaacaagaccccaaggtacttgaactccttcacttcggtttcctgctgagaaccatggcctcagatttagagatgctgatcctcatcccagccgcttcacactcagctgcgaaccgatccagtgagtgctgaaggtcgctggccgatgatgccatcaggaccacatcatctgcaaagcgatgagatccccagccaaccgaactgcaacccctccccaccccgactacgcctcgatatcctgtccataaatattacaaacaagattggtgacaaagtgcagccctggcggaggccaaccctcacctgaaacgagtccgacttactgccgagaaccctgacacagctctcgctttggtcgtactgagattggatggccctgagaagggaccccctcgccccatactcccgcagcacctcccacagtatctcccgggggacccagtcatatgccttctccagatccacaaaacacatgtagaccggttgggcatactcccaggctccctccaggatccttgcgagagtaaagagctggtccgttgttccacgaccaggacggaatctgcattgttcctcttgaaacccgaggttcgactatcggccgaaccctcccttccagcaccttggagtagacctTACCatggaggctgagaagtgtgatacccctgtaattggcacacatcctctggtccccctttttgaacaggggaaccaccacccctgtctgccactccttaggtactgtcccagacttccacgcaatgttgaagaggcgtgtcaaccaagacaacccctccataCCCAGAgttttaagcatttctggacggatctcatcaattcctggggctttgccactgtggagttgtttgactaccTGAGCGacccaccagggaaattgacgacaatcccccatcatcctctgacatagagggcgtattagttggatttaggagttcctcaaagtgctccttccaccgccctattacctcctcatttgaggtcaacagcgtcccatccttactatacacagcttggatggttccccgcttccccctcctaaGGTGGCGaatggttttccagaagcaccttggtgctgaccgaaagtccttctccatgtcttctccgaacttctcccacacccgctgctttgcctctttcacggaaGAGGCTGCAGctcttcgggcccttcggtaccctgCAACTGCCTCTGGAGTCCtccgggataacatatcccagaaagactccttcagttggacggcttccctgaccaccagtGTCCACCACGGTGCTCGTGGGTTactgccccttgaggcacctaagaccctaagaccacagctcctcgccgcagcttcagcaatggaaactttgaacatcgtccactcggattcaatgcccccagcctccccACAGGGATGCATGacaagctccgccggaggtgtgagttgaaagtctgtcggacagttttcccccccacaacccgcaggcgtagggaggcgaccctcttgTCCACCGGGGtgaactccaacgtagcggcgctcagctgggggcttgtgagtaAGAGAataagctctggctgtctgggagaTGTCGTCGGTTataccattttatttattatattttttaaaagagtttatttgcaaaacaacatctaaaagaaaacacacagcagtgtgtaaatTCTGCAATGTAACGCTAACCGACACATCTGAGACCACCTACATTTTTTTATCTGCACTAAGTAAGGAAGCATAAAGAAAGGTAAGTGTAAGTGACACTAGcgaaactagctagctaacattattaATCGgcctcagaatcagaatcagaatcagaaaaagctttattgccaagtacgtttacacacacaaggaatttgtcctggtgctgtaggtgcatgtcacattaaagcaacacgcacagacacaccaaGTCGCCATATTCGGCGCcaaaacaactctctcttaactctcgcagggacaatacagcatgacatgaggagaggagagggaaaaaaaaaagcaactctcagactatcctcataaagataagaacagtgtgggaacacaaacagtacatttgcactgctgaacacaacataacataacctaacataacataaatgtacagttgcacatttagcggcgaaggcgtgggactggggagagggtaggttcggggagtttggcctgctgagaaacgcacagcccggcagtcccactagtgtcccagtccgcagaatgttatagcgaaaacacagcacgttgccatggtgacacccttgaacagtccagaaccgatacgacaatcagcaggcagtggggaagacgggggaggaaccaagagcgtctcgcttgcagagccccaacagggtgactgtttgttccaagaaacggccttggcaaggccgttcaggataagggagccaaaagattaaatttgttttgtctacacgaatggctgctctaatttagacattcattctattgtccaactgcacaactgttcaactggtcaatttttctttccaaatccatgaccttcctcatgatggtatccaagccgcgggtcattaccatgttgttttccatcacgcgattaatagttccagtttgcgaactgatcgctttttcgacagcttcagtcaggccaggcagcttccttgggctttggacagctaccaaagtcttttcAATTTTTCGctaaaccagagcgaagcatcctccaatcagcaacattccagttatcagggttccaaataggtagatatcctcaacgtcctccacggaaagagcagatagacacacgacacgccatttctcccagccgtccatcgtataccccgcagcaaacgttccgtcaggacatgctggctcacccgaaccagtgctcctcctcgagaatacagtgtcaattgcgctgagagaccagttaatcaattccatgatttttaggtatttgtagagccttgcagggagagtctctaaaaaattgacagcagacaacacaagacaagatagcaagcagggtaggcctgggagggagagggagaaaaagcgaccgccttcgctgagagctggaaagagaAGCCTCTGTACCAAAACTCTCCAAAAACGTCTTCATCTCTCACCCAAAGGGATTTAGCGAATATTAGCTATAAATATTAGCTagttgtgtatatactgtatgtttatgttgtttggtctggtcttagtcttgtctcggtctcaacccctcaaagtcttggtcttgtctcagtctcgatacactctggtcttggtaatgacttggtctcggtttaggtggtcttgactacaacactggctaTAGCTGACCCTGACTTCTCATCTCGATAAGGGAGTAGGGGGACAGTAAAGCATCACTTTATCATCAGTAAtcactattcaattcaattcaattcaattttatttatagtatcaaatcataacaagagatatctcgagacactttacagatagagtaggtctagaccaaactctgtactttacgaagccccaactattacagtggttgcctcaagagcaagcattagcagtagctatagcgacagtggcaaggaaaaactccctttttttgttaggaagaaacctcggacagacccagactcttggtaggcggtgtctgacggcaccagttgggggagtggtgaatggtggcaataatagtcataataaagatagtgaagcagtgatcacaatggtagtcatagtagttcatgtcatagtagggcacagcagggcgttacggggtgtagtgtggcacagcagcctgggtggacgcggttggacgcggcaggacgcagtcggacactgcggggaaacgcagagcgtagcagggtgtagtaagtccatagcgtcagctgcacccaggaccccggtgtaggtgccacccaattccaaggcgatgttctgggtgaagaagaagcaaagggactccggggagaaaactccccagagctaggttagtaacaggcatttctgggactaagatgcacacaaaaggagacaagtgaaaagagagaagagggagcggctcattgtgtccttggaaggagcttcccacagcagtctagagttataatagcataactaagagaggcaggctaaagagaggggccctggaccgggctcgtactctcccctgccggaacgggcttgtacttcctgcctccctctactctactctactatgctgcaactcctcactccctaactataagctttatcaaagatgatggttttcagtttattcttaaatgtggcgacggtgtcagccccccgaacccaagttgggagctggttccacaggagaggagcctggtagctgaaggctctggctccgattctacttttagagactctaggaaccacaagtagctctgagttctgggagcgcagtgctctagtgggacaataaggtactaaaagctcttctatgtatgatggtgcttgaccatttagtgctttgtaggtcaggagaaggattttaaattcaatcctggattttacaggaagccaatgcagagaagctaatacaggagaaatgtgatctcttttgttagttcttgtcagaacacgtgctgcagcattctggatcagctggagggtcttgagggacttatttgagcagcctgatagtaaagaattacagtagtccagccgggaagttacgaatgcatggactagtttttcagcatcgttttgagacaggatgttcctgattttggcaatgttacgaagatggaaaaaggctgttcttgaggtttgttttaagtgggcgttaaaggatagatcctggtcaaaaatgactcctagatttctgacagtagtgctggaggccagggcaataccatctagggtagctatatatttagataatgaagttcggtggtgcttgggtcccagcacaataacttccgttttgtttgagttcaacatcagaaaattgtgggtcatccaggattttatatctttaatgcacgcttgaagtttagctaactgaccgctttcgtctggcttgattgacagatataattgggtgtcgtctgcgtaacagtgaaagttaattgagtgtttcctaataatattgcctagaggaagcatatataaagagaatagaattggtccaagcactgagccttgaggaacgccatggctaactttagcgtatttggatggtttatcgttaatattaacaaattgggatcgctcagaaaaataggacttaaaccagcttagtgcgattcctttaatgccaactaaatgttccagtctctgtaagaggatggtatggtcaatagtgtcgaatgcagcactaagatctaataagacaagtacggagacaagtcctttgtcagcagcagttagaaggtcgttagtgattttcaccagtgccgtctctgtgctatgatgcattctaaatcctgactgaaagtcttcaaatagactatttctatgcagaaagtcacacaattgattagcgactaccttctcaaggattttggagagaaacgggaggttagatataggtctatagttggctaagacctcagggtcgagggtgggttttttcagaataggttttatcacagctactttaaaagactgcggtacgtgacccgttaataaggacatattgatcgtatctagtaatgtggtgttgaccacgggtagtgcttctttaagtagcttcgttggaatggggtctaagagacaggtagttggcttagctgaagagacccttaacattaattgttggaggtctaaaggataaaagccgtctaaataagtatcaggtcttatcgttctctctagccctcctgcgcccaatggtgagtcgttggaagctgtgggcagaaggtgatgaattttttctctaattgttataattttatcattaaaaaaggtcatgaagtcatcactgctcagagctataggaatagatggttcaatagagctgtgactatctgtcagcctggctacagtgctgaaaagaaaccttgggttgttcttattttcttctattagtgttgacaCTAGTGTTATTGTTCCTCAGTGTGCAGTGAGTCGGATCTGAAGGAGGTGGTGAGTCGTCTGAGAGACTGGTTTAGAGTGCTGCATGAGAATGGCAACCACAAGAGAGTCAAGATCCAGAAGCCAGAGAAAAACAGTAAGTCACGTGGCATTAGCAAAGTAGAAAATACAACAGTACTTCATGCAGTATCACAGTCATTGTTCCACTGGCTGCATCTACCCTCTCTCAGTTTATAACCTTTTTCCCGGCAGAGTTTGAGGTCGGGGCATCACCTATTTGTAAGGACCCTCTGGGCTGGATGTTCTCCCGACTGGACACAAATTTCAATGTCCAGCTGGACCAATCGGAGATCCAGAGCCTCTACCTTGACAGGAACGAGCCGTGCTCTGACGCGTTCTTCAAATCCTGCGATACACACACCGACAATGTTATAAGCAGCTCTGAGTGGTGCACATGCTTCCAGAGGTACACAGGTACGATATcgccatgcacacacatgcaaatacaAACACCTAAAATGCATTCACACCTGGATATGCTTGCAAACACAGATGTGATTCAGCTTCAGTCTCTGTATCTTGTGATGTAAGACATTGAAAGCGAAGTTTTGATTTCATACGACAATTTGGTCTCATTTTCATAGTTTTCTTACATAATAAGAAACGTCACATGAACAGACACTCATACAGGCTTTAAATAAAACCTCAAGTTAGCCAAACCTTATTAAGAGAGAGGCCAAGTGGTTTGGCTTAACTGTTGGTTTGTTTACAGCTTCTCTGATTGTCTGATCACTCGTATGCATTGCCCTTCATACTTCATGTAGCGATTTTTCGATGTTTCCCAATCTAAGCAGTTATTTTGGTGAGCACCTTGTTATGATAATCAATAgaaatgatggccaaaactCTAAAAACAGTTGTAATACAACACTGCTTTCCTTAACTTTCTAAACTCACTTCTATAGACATAGAAATAACAGACACCTTCCATTCAGTCAGAATCGATGTATAATACAATGAAATGcaacacaatacaatacaattcaTTGCATTTGAATGCCATTGTATGAGACAAAGGatgaaaatttgtttttttttggtcataAAGAAACAGTATTTACAGATAAGTCATTTGTAAAAGCAaagacaacaagacaacaaaCAGCACGACGAAAGCAAAAAGTACACAAAGGAAGCAGAGTGCACTCAAACAGAAGCATTCCCAGAAAAGCAGACTGCTGCAGTTTGTTACCAGCATCCCTTTGTGTCTCATTTTCAGATTCCCCTTGTAAAGCAGAGCTGTCCAGTGTCAACAAAAAGCAAGCAGGGAAGAAACTGCTTGGTAAgacaattaaacacacacaaaagcacaattacacacacacaaacagtgtgTTACCATAtttcattgtgtgtgtctgtgtgttttggctTGTATGTACACTGCAGGTCAGTACCTGCCATCCTGTGATGAGGAAGGTTACTACAGGTCCCACCAGTGTCACAGCAGCAGCGGCCAGTGCTGGTGTGTGGATCGCTATGGCAACGAGGTGGCCAGCTCACGCACCCGTGGCCCTGCAAACTGTGGTAGGCAAAACAGTTAGGAGAATAGTGTCATGTTTCCATGTAAGAGGACAAAGAGATACAGCGTGATTTGCAGTTAAGGCATCATGAAGGAGATAATTCATAGATGTGTGTCAACacacaattttcttttttgtattgcGTAAAAAATCTGTCACTTACCATaatgtatttgtaacataacaCTTTTATAGAAATTGATTGACAGTTTGTGAGATGGGCTTATTTGCTtgcttgccaagagttagatgacaaGATTGCTACCATTGTCGTATCTGTCCGttcaattagatttttttcaagTTAAGTATGTAGTTTATctcagcataaagactggaaacagaaagCCTGGCTCTCtgcaaaggtaacaaaatcctcCTACCAACACCGCTAAAGCTTACTTACTGACAAATGTCTTGTTTGCTTAAATGTGTGCAAAAATAAATGACTATTTGTGCAGACTGTTCTCATGAAGTGGCGCATGTATGACACGCCGATTGGTATGccgttattggcgtgttatgacGACGCACACTCGCTTttcagcgtgtttatcaacgccgtttgacctccattgacttacattaccttgcgtttgcgtgtgaattgacacagtagcgagtagtatgaaagggcgaaaaccGCGTCCcacgtgtgatgtttccttaccacgtttttcttttcctaaacctaacctagttcttcttttcctaaatcccaaccattttttcttttcccccgCGTGTGACATTAAAACCAACCGTagtctcgcgataacacgtagcctcgcgataacacgccacatggcgtgtatgtttacgctgtgataCAGCGTATTTGAGTGATACGGCAGTCTGCTGtatcacagcgtaaacatacacacggatagctcaaaatgcgtacagataacacgccacttggctttaggaaagtggcgtgtatgtttacgtgaagtcacGATATCACGTTGATTTGTGGTTTTATGGGGTTTATGTGTTATAATATTTATTGGCCGGGTAACTTCCTTGAGCCTTGTCCTCactgtgaggttgccaggctaggtagctttatgctaagctaaccttaATAGCTCATATAGAACATGCATACATGAAAGCGGTGTCAATCTTCTTATATAACTACTAACTGTTTCCCAAAACTTCTCCTTTAATTGTAAGATTTGGCTTATTCCCCGTTTCTACTGTAGGCGTGATATTGGAGTCTTCTGGAGACCTCGGCAGCGGAGACTCGCTGTTCACTGCTGACGATGAAGATTCCTTTGTGCTCAACGACCAGGCTGGGATGGACGATGAGGACGACGAAGATGAGGATGATGACGATTTCAACGACGAATATCTGTCGTaatttcaaaaaagaaaagaaaaaaagagaaaactgtTTGTTTGGTCAAACTGCACGTTTCTAGGTGACTCCCCAGGCAGATACTTAATCGTACTAACAGCCTATGGACTACTCTCTGTGTATTGTTTGTTCAtaagttttaaaaaacacacaaaaaaaaatatatttctggCAAATGTTTATGATTTCTCTTCCTCTTTAAGTATAAAATATGTTTGGTTAATGGCACTTGTTCACTTGTGTGTCAGCCAACCAGAGAACATGACAAGGACTAATCGACAACCAATCCCATGCTTTGGATTTGGTCACGTGTGCAAAGACCTCTCCCTTCATTGGACAGTCCATGTCTTCTAGTGTGTCCTGTCCTTATGCAGCACTCTGATGCCTGAGTGTGTTGATGCCTAAGGCGCAACGTTAAAGAGATTTATCCCCTCTTCATTCCttcatcctcttcctcccctccaCACCCCCTATCCCTCACCATTTTACTCCTTATCAAATGTTCCTGTGTATAGGTGGGATGTTGATGATGTAGATAAGAGAATATTGCACTCTTTAGGTTTCTTTTGATCTTGATTTGTAACTGTGACTGTAACTGTGTGAAAAAACAAGATAAGAGTTAGACATGCTTCATTAGGAGAATT contains these protein-coding regions:
- the spock3 gene encoding testican-3; amino-acid sequence: YDFAYWLTLFQEPGTWTPSKPFDQGLDPAKDPCLKIKCSRHKVCVAEDSKTATCVSQRRVSFKDASLYQSPGSKCKPCPVVHPSPVCGTDGHSYSTKCKLDYQACITGKKIAVKCSGMCPCPSQPEQSSAEKKVCSESDLKEVVSRLRDWFRVLHENGNHKRVKIQKPEKNKFEVGASPICKDPLGWMFSRLDTNFNVQLDQSEIQSLYLDRNEPCSDAFFKSCDTHTDNVISSSEWCTCFQRYTDSPCKAELSSVNKKQAGKKLLGQYLPSCDEEGYYRSHQCHSSSGQCWCVDRYGNEVASSRTRGPANCGVILESSGDLGSGDSLFTADDEDSFVLNDQAGMDDEDDEDEDDDDFNDEYLS